In the Acropora muricata isolate sample 2 chromosome 10, ASM3666990v1, whole genome shotgun sequence genome, one interval contains:
- the LOC136888214 gene encoding uncharacterized protein: protein MKTIVIRWKVLAATFIGAIVLSVCGLSGYKVLWQRSRWTQSTQNLVTNCGNATGSCRSNSYENSTSPGWFNEVTFPSNKPTTKSTEKRLKKGSNYRDGLNKQKKLNLLGVAETKRHTKHGSGKRIISKNSWSSWRQALFSDALHSIKFEDKNTSEETDLNEMASVAKDVFKKSPNVSRTKATSKTKKGRNGRRKRTTKRDVIVVATPTQISKKDFMDKPKRPHPPEIEKTDHFTSTDLQCDANISFFLWVFLGSAALSGLWAVVLDSIRSYIKSLCRQNKARKKKEDPEHRQIVVNSDCNLAHLPLDLQEILIKKLDVRCKRNRSYGWKKVGEAFEIPIDDLRYLKLEYKRDTGSPTSKLLEILGITKKKTISDLVTVLEGPELRHTDISSIITLT from the exons ATGAAGACAATAGTGATACGCTGGAAGGTTTTAGCTGCAACTTTCATCGGCGCCATAGTCTTGTCTGTG TGTGGTTTGTCAGGCTACAAGGTTTTGTGGCAAAGGTCACGCTGGACACAATCAACACAAAACCTGGTCACAAATTGTGGAAATGCTACAGGAAGCTGCAGATCCAATAGTTATGAGAACAGCACAAGTCCAGGCTGGTTTAACGAGGTCACATTTCCAAGCAACAAGCCAACTacaaaatcaacagaaaaacGCCTGAAAAAAGGAAGCAACTATAGGGATGGCCTAAACAAACAGAAGAAACTGAACTTGCTTGGAGTTGCTGAGACCAAGAGACATACTAAACATGGGAGTGGCAAGCGAATAATATCCAAGAATTCCTGGAGTTCCTGGCGTCAAGCTCTCTTCTCCGATGCATTACATTCTATTAAATTTGAAGACAAAAACACATCAGAAGAAACGGATTTAAATGAAATGGCTTCTGTAGCTAAAGATGTTTTCAAAAAGAGCCCTAATGTTTCCCGAACAAAGGCTACTTCAAAGACAAAGAAAGGTCGTAACGGAAGAAGAAAACGAACGACGAAAAGAGATGTTATTGTTGTAGCAACACctactcaaatttcaaagaaagatTTCATGGATAAGCCAAAAAGGCCACACCCTCCTGAAATCGAGAAGACAGACCATTTTACGTCCACTGACTTGCAGTGTGATGCCAACATTTCATTCTTTTTGTGGGTTTTTCTTGGTTCCGCCGCTTTAAGCGGCCTATGGGCAGTTGTCTTAGACTCTATACGAAGCTACATAAAGTCTCTTTGTAGACAAAATAAGGCCCGCAAGAAAAAAGAAGACCCAGAACATCGACAGATCGTAGTTAATTCAG ACTGCAATTTGGCTCATTTACCTCTGGATCTACAAGAGATCCTCATAAAGAAACTGGACGTGCGTTGTAAAAGAAACCGTTCCTACGGTTGGAAAAAAGTAGGGGAGGCGTTTGAAATTCCCATCGATGACCTGAGGTACCTTAAACTGGAATACAAGAGGGACACTGGAAGCCCCACATCAAAGTTGCTTGAAATACTCGGCATAACAAAAAAGAAGACCATCTCTGATCTCGTGACCGTGCTGGAGGGTCCTGAACTAAGGCACACTGATATCTCCTCAATTATAACATTGACCTGA
- the LOC136888211 gene encoding uncharacterized protein — protein sequence MRSRSTILICCLFRLAICMVAGGNRCPNSEDVELFNPKNPTLFHCWHLLGCPDGHGRSVKPGSVHPSGTDVDCKLCPKGMFSSHKTNNTCIKCAKCGYNKELSNCTHSQDRQCLRECVSKMYYLNATDGQCYQCSECCGSDPSNVQPHCLASFPFSIGTTVIGQKGATHCGVRASQKCEYSFDNPGRECGYNNTLSNSTSSQDRQCLSECVSKKCYLNTTNGQCYQCSECCGSDTSNIQPHCLASSPFSIGTTVIGQKGAAHCGIKASQKCGYSFANRVGESSFNKVIMIAVAVILGFFFCVSVCVNVWCYIKGRRSSGPSFQSGILCCLSSSLSRSLGNSIMVNQCVPFRENLKVIPEGVKIDELPVEVEEIICALDARGPCCKGWYDVGRKLKISKSVLNVVKREDLREGGSPTAGLLSILATQENVVSLRNFVQVLRDVGRNDIARKIFGYYRENQTVYDSSV from the exons ATGAGAAGTCGATCTACGATCCTCATTTGCTGCCTGTTTCGTTTG GCTATCTGTATGGTTGCTGGGGGCAATCGTTGTCCTAATTCAGAGGACGTAGAGCTGTTTAATCCAAAGAATCCTACTTTGTTTCACTGCTGGCATCTATTGGGTTGTCCTGATGGGCATGGACGATCTGTCAAGCCGGGGTCAGTTCATCCAAGTGGGACAGATGTAGACTGCAAGCTATGTCCAAAAGGAATGTTTTCAAGtcataaaacaaac aacacTTGCATTAAATGTGCAAAATGTGGTTATAACAAGGAACTTTCAAACTGCACACACAGTCAGGATAGGCAGTGTTTGAGAGAATGTGTATCAAAGATGTACTATTTGAATGCCACAGATGGACAATGTTATCAGTGCAGTGAGTGTTGTGGATCTGACCCCAGCAATGTTCAACCACACTGCTTAGCATCTTTTCCTTTTTCGATTGGAACTACTGTGATTGGACAAAAAGGTGCAACACATTGTGGAGTAAGAGCATCCCAGAAATGTGAATACTCATTTGACAATCCAGGAAGAGAATGTGGTTATAACAACACACTTTCAAATAGCACATCCAGTCAGGACAGACAATGTTTGAGTGAGTGTGTATCAAAAAAATGCTATTTGAACACCACAAATGGACAGTGTTATCAGTGCAGTGAATGCTGTGGATCTGACACCAGCAATATTCAACCTCACTGCTTAGCATCTTCTCCTTTTTCGATTGGAACTACTGTGATTGGACAAAAGGGTGCAGCACATTGTGGAATAAAAGCATCCCAGAAATGTGGATACTCGTTTGCCAATCGAGTAGGGGAATCAAGTTTTAATAAGGTCATAATGATTGCAGTGGCCGTGATCTtaggttttttcttttgtgtatcTGTGTGTGTCAATGTGTGGTGCTATATCAAAGGAAGGCGATCAAGTGGGCCGTCATTTCAGAGTGGCATTCTCTGCTGCCTCAGTTCTTCATTATCACGTTCTCTTG GTAATAGCATTATGGTGAATCAATGTGTGCCATTTCGGGAGAATTTAAAAGTCATCCCAGAGG GTGTGAAAATTGACGAACTTCCTGTCGAAGTTGAAGAAATCATTTGTGCCCTGGATGCCAGAGGGCCCTGCTGCAAAGGCTGGTATGACGTTGGGCGAAAGCTTAAAATTTCTAAGTCAGTTCTTAATGTGGTAAAGCGTGAAGACCTTAGAGAAGGTGGTAGTCCAACTGCCGGCCTTCTAAGTATATTGGCTACGCAGGAGAATGTTGTCTCGTTAAGAAACTTTGTTCAGGTATTACGTGATGTTGGAAGAAATGACATTGCAAGAAAGATCTTTGGTTATTACCGTGAAAATCAAACAGTCTATGACAGTTCAGTTTAG
- the LOC136930699 gene encoding uncharacterized protein — MVFVLRQLQEKCREQNRGLYATFVVLTKAFDTVRQGLWQTLERLGCPPNFLKMIMQLHGQVRQSSSDLSESFPIVNGVKQGCVLAPTLSSIFFSMMLQHATEDLDDEDGVYIRYIPPMDSSVL; from the coding sequence ATGGTCTTTGTGTTGAGGCAACTCCAGGAGAAATGCCGGGAGCAAAACAGAGGACTCTACGCAACGTTTGTGGTCCTTACGAAAGCGTTCGACACCGTGAGACAAGGCTTGTGGCAAACCCTGGAACGGCTAGGCTGTCCTCCTAACTTCCTGAAGATGATCATGCAGCTACACGGTCAGGTCAGACAGAGCAGCAGCGACCTATCGGAGTCATTCCCAATTGTAAATGGCGTAAAACAAGGCTGCGTCCTCGCGCCGACGCTCTCCTCCATCTTCTTCAGCATGATGCTCCAGCACGCCACTGAAGACCTTGACGACGAGGATGGTGTCTACATTCGCTACATTCCGCCAATGGACAGTTCTGTCCTCTGA